The DNA sequence CCAACAATTACTAATGGCACTGTTGTTGGTGGGTTTATTATGCCGTAATTATATTTTAGAATTATAAAGATAGATATTTTTGCTTTTTCATGAAACCCTATACTTTTTCCGGTTGGGTGGCTTCTGTAGCTTCGATGAACTCAGTTAACGAAACCCCCGATCGGAAAAGGAAGTGGGAAATGAAAAACAGAAAGGAATTTGATCCTGAGCCACGGCTCCTACTGTAAGGTTTAAAATATTCATTATCATTTAAAACATCAACTAATGAATTCAAACGCTCACATTGAACATTCAATCTTCAACTTAAGAGCTTCGAACGGTTCCTTTAACCTTCCGAACGCCCACTTCATGCTTTCGAACGACTGTTTCAGCCTTTCGAATGCCTTCTCAATGTCTTGCAACGACTACTTAAGCCTTTGCAACCGTTACTTAAATGCTTGCAGCCGTTACTTAGTGTCTTGCGGGAGCTACTTAAGCCTTTGCAACCGTTACTTAACGTCTTGCAACGAGTATTTCACATCTTGCGACGAGTATTTCATGTCTTGCAATGAGTATTTCATGTCTTGCAACGAAGATTTCACGTCTTGCAACGAGTATTTCGCGTTTACGAACGATGTTTACACGTTTTCAAACGGTTATTTAACTTTTTCGGGCGACCTGATGCCCAAAAAGCAGAATGACCATGCGAAAATCCATCGGGATTGTGGCAATCCATCAAAAAAAGAACAGATTGCTTCGTCGTACCTCCTCGCAATGACGGGTAATGGAATTAATTAAATACGATGTGACCCATGTGGTTCAACAATTATTAAAAACTGAAATGCCAATGAATACAGGACAGATGCCGGAAATTCAACCTTTTGCAAATCCATTGAATTGTCCGGAAGAAAGCCGATAAGAGTTATAAGTTAAGAATGATGAGTTATGAGTTCCCTCAACGGAGTGTCATTGCGAACTCAGTGAAGCAATCTGTTGGAAGAACCAGAAATGATGAACATGATTGCCGGTATGCGAATAGATTGCCACGGCTTCGTGCCTCAGCCTCGCAATGACGATGAATTACGCATTATCCTTTGCCGTCTGCTTTAGCTGACGGACATGGAAATCATCATCAGCGCGTCATTGCCTGCCCGATGTAAGCGGACGAACGCAGTGAAGCAATCTCAAATTAGAACGGATTGCTTCGTCCCTCGCAATGACGGGTAAAAGAATTGATTAAATACTATGTGCCCTATGTGGCTATGTAGGTTACATTAAAAACAACAAAAAATGAAAAACAAACAATATGGCCCGAAAGGATCACGGGGCGACCCGCCCATCGAATCCGGATCACGGGGTCACCCTTACTGGATTTATGATCCATGGGGTGATTCCCCGGATCGTTGGTGCGAACAGCACTTTCACGGAACGTCATTGCGAACGTAGTGAAGCAATCTGTTGGAAGAACTAGAAATGATGAACATGAATTATCCGTATGCGAATAGATTGCCGCGGCTTCGTGTCTCAGCCTCGCAATGACGATGAATTAAGCATTATCTTTTGCCGTCTGCTTTAGCGGACGGACATAGGGTACGACAGAGCTCACACCGAAGTCGGACTGACATACAGAAACAGAAATTAAAATTGAAAATTAATTGAAGAAGCTCTTGTACATAGCACGTTATCCGGCACTGGCAGTTCTGCTGCTGATGCTGTTGGCTTGGACACCCGTCCTGGCCCAGACCGTCGTGTACCAGGGACAAACCACGCCACTTTCTGTGGTTGACCAAAACGTGGGTGATACCTATTCCTGGGAATTGTACGATGATGGTACTGTAAACTTTGCAACAGTGCCAGGCTCCTGTCCAACCAGTAAAGCTGATTTTGTTGGTGGAAATACAGGTGCAACAGTGAGTGTTGAGTGGAAACAACCGGGAACTTATTTCTTTAAAGTCAATGCTTTAAACATAACAGGATGTACGAATAATCTGAGAGTCGGAATTGTTAAGGTAATTCCTTCGTTGCCAAAAGCGGTTCTGGAGATGAGCCCTGAAGATATTTGTGTTGGAGAATCGGCTGAACTGAAAGTTACGTTTAGCGGCAAAGATCCGTGGAGTATGAAATTGCAGGCTAAGGATCTGGTAACAGGAATAATTTCGATAGAGGATCATTCGGGAATCACGGCAGCGGGTAATCCATTACGAATACCGGTTAATCCAAATACAACAACCGAATACACGGTAATTGAGGTAAGTAATGAGTTCGGTGTACAGACAATTCCGTCAAATTCCGTAACATTGACAGTTCATCCATTGCCTGAAAAAACGCCTATTTATCTGAAAACACCCTGAGGATAAAAAAGGAATGAGGAATGAGACAATTTGAAAATAAGAAGATGAAACAATTTAAAGATGAGACAATTTAGTTTATTAGATAACTTAATAATGGTCGTCATTGCGAGGAACGAAGCAATCTGTAAATCGCGAGCTTGCTTCACTACGTTCGCAATGACGAAATACATTTCGTAACCCGAAACCCGAAACATATAAAATGCTGAAATTGCTGAAATACATACTACTGATGACCTTCTTCCTGGTTGCGCCTGCCGCAGCAAGGGCTCAGTATGTCATCGACAAAGTATGTAAAGATGCGGTGCGTACCTATCGGGTTGATCAGGGAAATGGAGAGCCCGTGTTAAGTTATAACTGGATATTGACTGATGTTTCAGGAAGTCAGTTACTCGTTTCTGCCGGAAGTCCATCGGGTGCCGGAAGTGAAATTAAAATTACATGGAGCTTCGATCCGGGAGTTTACACCTTGTCGGTAGAGAAGCTGACTCAATTTAGTTGTCAGGTTAAGGAGCTGGGAATCGTTGAGGTTACACCTGTCCCCATTGTGGATGCCGGTGCCGATCAAACGGTTTGTGTTGAAACTGGAACGCTGGTGAGTCTGGACGGTGCCAAAGTAACTGATGTAACTGCTGCCGGAGTTGAATGGACAACCAGCGGAGATGGAACGTTTATTGATTCGAAAGCAGTAAATCCAATTTACACGCCTGGACCGGGCGATCTGTTGGCCGGAAAAGTAACTCTTAAGCTTACTGCGAAGAGTATGGGTGATGATGAGGATGGTTGCCTTCAGGAAGATGAAATTGAAATCAAGCTCAGCCCCAAACCCTTGTTAGTAATTACAAATCCGAAAGCGGTATGTGAACCTGATGGGGTCGATCTGACCGCTGCATCGGTAACTGTAGGAAGTACTAAACCTATTGGAGTAGAGCCGACATACTGGATGGATGCTGCCACGACAATTGCACTGGCAAATCCTAACCATGTGATCGTATCAGGAACTTATTACATTAAGCTTGGTGACAATGTAAATTGTCAGGATATACAGCCAGTAATTGTTACTATCAACAAACAGCCCAATCTTGTGATTAAAGATCCACTGGCAGTTTGTGAACCCTCAACGGTCAATTTAGCAGCCTCTTATATTACTGCAGGAAGCGATCCTGGTCTGACATTCTCGTATTGGAACGATGCTTCAGCAACATCACCGCTTGCAAATTATAATGCAGTAAGTTCAAATGGAACTTTTTACATTAAAGCTGTTATTGGAGCTGAATGTTCTTCAAGCATAAAGCCGGTAACAGTATCGATTATACAAAAAAGTGAGCCACAATTTAATATCTTAAATTTATTGTGTCAAAACAGCACTCCTCCGGATTTGCCAACCATTTCAACGGACAACATTACTGGTTCATGGAACCCATCTGTTATTTCGACCAGTTCACTCGGAGATGCTTCCTATGTGTTTACGCCTAATCCGGGAGAATGTGCATTACCAACATTAGTTAATATTACCATTACCGATAACATTGTTCCAGCATTTTCGGCCATTGGTCCATTCTGCGTAGGCGAATCTCCAACTCCGTTGCCCCTAACATCGAACAATGGTATTAAAGGAACGTGGAATCCTGCAACAATTTCAACAACCACAAGCGGAACGAACAATTATATTTTTACTCCTGATCCCGACCCCGGGCAGTGTGCAAATCCGTTACCAATACAAATAAAAGTTACTGATCCGGTTACTCCAACTTTCGATCCAATTGATCCAATTTGTCAAAATTCAGCGAATCCCTTGCCTGGCAAATCCATCGAAGGAATTCCGGGGAGCTGGTCGCCAGCGTTTTCATCGGCTACAGAGGGTTTAACCACGTACACATTTACTCCAAATAATAGTTTCTGCTTCAAAACCACAACAGTTGATGTTGTGGTTAATCCGCCAATAGTCATCACCGAGACTCATGTAAATCTTGATTATAGCGTTACTCCTATTGGCAGCATTAATCTTACAGTAAGTGGCGGTAGTGGAGATTTTAGTTACTCATGGACTGGACCAAATGGGTTTACATCATCCTCGAAGGATTTAATAGGTTTGGCTGAAGGAAGTTATGCTGTGACCGTTGTTGACAATTTAACAAATTGCCAGGAAATAAAAACGATAATTCTTACTTCGTTTGTTGTCCCACTTACTGTTACTACAAATAATACACTTGAAACCTGCCCCGGTAGTGGTGATGCAACTGCAACAGCAATTGCTTCCGGAGGAACTTCACCATATTTCTATCAATGGGAAAATGGGCAAACCGGACAAACGATAGGCGGTTTAACTGCAGGGACTTATAATGTTACAGTTACCGATGCTGATGGAACAAGCATACCTGCAAGCGTTTCTATTCCAAAAGCAACGAGCAAATTTGGGTTTAATCCAACATACAATAATCCTTGCTTTGGAGAAAAAGCTTATATCGAAATATATTTTACAAATGTGCCTAACGGTCTTGGACTTATTGATGTTTATTATGATGGCGGCAAGTTTCCAGACTTGACCATTATTGACAATTACGTTAAGATTGATAATGTGGATGTAAGAACCTACAATAATGTAAGGATTCAAATCAACGGATGTTGGTCGGATGGGATTCCGCTTTATATAAAATACCCTGATTACACTTTGGCAGCTGTCGGGAAAAACCCTCTTTGTGCCGGTGATAATGGAAGTATAGATTTAAGCTTCACCTATGTATTGGATGGTTTTTATGAAATTTTATATGATGGTGGTTCTTTGGGGATGGTCGAGGTTAAAGGAGGTAAGGCAAGCGTATCGGTGCCACCCGGAGAATACAACAACCTAAAAATTGTTGTAGAATCCTGTCCAACACCAGATGGTGTTTCAGTTAAAATAAATGAAATGCCAGCATTGACCCCACCAACAGTTGAAATTGTTCAACCCGATTGCGATATTCCGGCAGGAACGATCAAGGTACTAACTCCTTTGCCATCGGCTGGTATAACCTATACATTAAAAGGCACAAATCCGGTAGTTCTTCCACAAACAAATACAACAGGTGTATTCGCGGGATTGGCCGCGGGTGATTACGACCTGTTTTATACCGATGCAATGGGGTGTACTTCAACTCCGGCGGTCAGCATAAAGATTAATGCTCACCCTGTAACGCCAGCCGATCCAATCGCTATCGTTGTTGCTCCTGAATGTGAAAAATCTCCAATTCAAACGCTCAACGCCAACAGTGGTATTTTTCCTCCTCCTGCAGGGGTTGTCATTGTTTGGTACGATGCCCTCACTGGAGGCAATGCGATTGCTAATCCAATATTAAATACAACAACTACAATAACTTATTTTGCAGAAGCAACAAATGGCGAATGCGTAAGTAAAAACCGTACTCCGGTGACTCTTACTTTAATTCCAACGCCGCCTGCCCCTGTAAGTAAAGGCGATATATCGGCATGCGAAAGTTCACCTTTGGTTATTCTTGATGCCCGCGATGCCATTGATGCTACAGGTAAAAATATTGTATGGTACGACAAATTGGTTGGTGGAAATGTGGTTGCTGCACCTACATTGAATGCTGTGAGATCGGTAACTTATTATGCTGAAGATGTAAACGGTGTTTGTGCCAGTTCTCCTCGTACTGCGGTAACATTGTCCATATACCCTTTGCCCGTCAAACCTGTTGCCGTGGTTAGTGTCGCGCCACGATGTATCGATACTTCAGGAGTGATTGAAGTTAAATCGCCAATAGGATCAGTCTATAATTACAGCATCGACAATGGGGCTTACCAATCCTCCATGACTTTCGCTAATCAGACCCCTGGTGTTCACTCCATACGGGTTAAAAACATGATTACGAATTGCGAGTCAGGCCTGACTCCCATAACTGTTCCTGACATTCCGCCTGTGCCTCATATTACAAATTTAACTGCGGAAGACTGCATCTGTTATGGGGATTCAGGAAAACTGAATTTTGAATTCGCAAATGTTGTTGATGGAACCTACGTCATTGTTTATGTTGGTGGTCAGTTCAACAATGTAAAAGTAGTTAACGGCAAGGCATCGATTATGGCGCCTGCCGATACCTATAACGTTTTAGCGATTGAGGCCAATGGATGTACTTCGCCTGAAAATTGGAATGTCGAGATTAAACAACCCGATCAGATTTCGGTTAGTGCAACAATTACTGAAATTGATTTAAAATCGAAGCAAAAAGGAGAAATCAATCTGACGATTACTGGTGGTACCGGACCTTACCAAACCATTTGGCAACCTAATCCTTTCAATGGTTTTGCCGGCGCTACAACTGAAGATATTAAAAATCTGGATGCCGGAGTATATGTGGTGTCGGTTACCGATGCCAATGGCTGTCAAAAAACATATTCAGAGACCATACCAAAAGCAAACATGCCGCCAATTGCAACGAACGACGAGTTTACAGCCAGTTGCGGTGTTATAACCGGAAATCTGGTTTATACCGATAATGGCAGCGGGGTTGACTCAGATCCGGATAACGATCCAATTTCTATTGATACGACACCTATTAAAAATCCGTCGCATGGAACATTGACTATTCATGCGGATGGTTCATTTGAATATGTAGCAGATCCAGGACGTACCGGTGATGATAGTTTCCGCTACCAGATTTTTGATATAAAGAAAAATCCGAGTATTCCGGCAACTGTGACCATTCATATTGTTCCGGATACTGACGGCGACGGAATTGTTGACGAATTTGATCCGGATGCTGATGGTGATGGAATATTAAATGTTGACGAATCGACAGCTGGGGGCGATTGGAAGAAAACTGACAGCGATGGCGATGGATATCCAAATTATCTTGATATCGACTCCGATAATGATGGTGTCGTTGATAATATCGAAGCACAAAGTACGCCTGGTTATAACAGACCTTCAGGAACAGATAAAGATCACAATGGGATTGACGATTCTTACGATCCGGCACAGGGCGGCATCAGTATTGTACCAGTTGACACTGACGGTGATGGAATCCCAGACTTTTTGGATGTCGATTCCGATGGCGATGGTGTTCCGGATTACATCGAAGGGCATGATTTAAATGCGGATGGGAAACCTGATTATGTTTCTATCGGTAAAGATTCTGATGGCGATGGTTTGGACGATGGGTTTGATACATTTGTAAATGTGTGTACCCCTTCCGATAATGTACTCGCAAGTAATGCGGACATACAGGATTTCGATGGTGATGGCATAAAAGACTGGCGCGATGAAGATGACGACGATGACGGTTATTTGACCCGGTTTGAAGATATGAATGGCGATGGCGATTTTAGTAACGATACGTTTGGACATCCCGGACATCCCGAATACCTCTGGAAAGGGCGCGATTGCGATTTGTTTATCCCGAATGCCTTCTCGCCAAACGGAGATAACATTCACGACTATTTCCAAATTTATTGCACGAACGACTATCCAAATGCCAAATTGTATATTTTTGATCAACTGGGGAATAAATTGTATGAAAAGGAACATTACGGAAATCTTCAGTTTTGGGGCAGTTACGACCGGGCATGGTGGGATGGACGAACAGCTAACCGGGCAGCCACAACAACGAATGGGGGAATGGTAACTCCGGGAACCTATTACTATGTGTTGCAATTGGGTAATGGCGATGTTCGAAAGAGTTTCGTATTTGTATCGTATTAGAATGAGAAGGTGAAGTATAGAAAAAACTGATGATTCGAAGGTTCAGACATATTGCTGTTTTAATATTGCTTTTGGTTGTTGCTGGTATTAAGGCCAAAGGACAGGAATTCCCTTGGTCGTTGCAATATGTTACCAATATGAACACCATCAATCCGGCATATGTAGGGATGTGGGATAGAGCGGGTTTGTTGGTTTCAACGCGAATCAATTGGGTAGGTATTAAAGGATCGCCATTAACACAGCAGTTTTCATATTACACGCCTATAAAAGATCAGAAAAGCGGTATCGGAGTGAATCTTCAGCGAAGAAATCTGGGGCTGGAAAAAAGTTTGTTCCTGACTGGCGATTATTCTTACCAAATTCGGCTTGATGTGTACAATTACCTTCGCTTTGGGTTTCGTGCTGGTTTTGTGAATTACGATAACAATTTGAATGCCTATCAACTTTATCCAGATCAAATTCCTGATTCTGAATTTACTACCGATGTTCGCCAATATTTCATGACTGTGTTTGGGGTGGGAGCGGTATTGTTTGATGACAGGTATCATGTCAGTCTGTCTATTCCGCAGATCATCAACAATACGTTTAAAGTAAATCAAAATGGGTTCTCATCGCTGCACGAACTTCGGACAATTTATCTGGCCGGCGGATATGTTATCAAACTGCCAAGCACCATTATGATTCGTCCTAATTTGCTTGTTGTTGCAACCGTTGGAAAACAAGTTTATTTTGATGCCTCTGCAATCGTATATTTACCCGGTGATCTTCAGTTTGGGCTGAATGTTAGGAGTAACGGCGCCATATGTTTATCCGCCCAATACACATTTAAAAATAGCATTCGGATAGGTTACGCCTCAGAATATCATGTGATTGAGGATATTCGGAAATATCAGCTTGGAAGTTATGAAATTATGGTTGGATATGATTTTAACTTGTATCGGAAGAAAAATACCAGACCATATTACTTCTGATCAGTTTATATTCTCTCATAAATAATCCTGACAGATAACATTTCTGCCAGGATTATTTTTTTTTTGTAGATTCTGTCTGCCAGAATGGAACAGTTTTTTCAGATCAGATTAATTTCCCAATTCAGAAAGGAAGCGAATTCGCATCAACCGAACGTCTGAATCGGTATATTCATCTTCGCCAAGTTCCTTGAGCGCATCTTCAATACTGTCGTTGTTCGCCTCTCTGAAGTATTCAAAAATTTCTTCCTGACGGTCTTCATCAAGTATTTCGTCGAGGTAATAATCGATGTTTATCTTGGTTCCGGAGTTTACAATGGTTTCAATTTCCGAGATCAGATCTTTCATGTCGATGCCAATCGAAGCGGCAATGTCATCGAGCGAAAGTTTACGGTCGATGCTTTGGATGATGCCCACTTTAATTTTTGATTTGTTGGCAACACTTTTAACCACCATGTCCTGTGGACGGTCAATTTCGTTCTCTTCGACATACGACTTGATCAGTTCAACAAATTCTTTACCATAACGCTTGGCTTTCCCTTCTCCAACCCCCTGAATGTATTTCAGTTCTTCTAAAGTAATCGGATATTGCAAAGCCATATCAGCCAGCGACGGATCCTGGAAAATGACGAACGGCGGAAGGTTAAGTTTCTTCGAGATCTTCTTCCGAAGATCTTTTAACATCGAAAAAAGCTCCGGATCACCAGCGCCACTGGCCTGAGCAGCTGCTGCGTTGGCCTCTTCCTCAATGGCGTCGTAGTCGTGGTTGCGAACCAGTAAGAAGTCAACAGGGTTTTCCAGAAAATCGTATCCCTTTTGAGTCATTTTAAGCAACCCGTAGTTTTCGATGTCTTTATAAATAAACCCGGCAATCAAGCTTTGCCTGAACACTGCATTCCAGAATTTTTCGCCATGATCGTTACCCGAACCAAAAGCTTCGAGTTCGTAATGCCTGAACGATTTAATGGCGGCAGTTTTTTTTCCGGTAAGAATATCCGACAGATGCTCAGCTTTATATTTTTCCTTTACTTCGATGATGGCCTGCAAAGCGCGGCAT is a window from the Aquipluma nitroreducens genome containing:
- a CDS encoding PorP/SprF family type IX secretion system membrane protein; its protein translation is MIRRFRHIAVLILLLVVAGIKAKGQEFPWSLQYVTNMNTINPAYVGMWDRAGLLVSTRINWVGIKGSPLTQQFSYYTPIKDQKSGIGVNLQRRNLGLEKSLFLTGDYSYQIRLDVYNYLRFGFRAGFVNYDNNLNAYQLYPDQIPDSEFTTDVRQYFMTVFGVGAVLFDDRYHVSLSIPQIINNTFKVNQNGFSSLHELRTIYLAGGYVIKLPSTIMIRPNLLVVATVGKQVYFDASAIVYLPGDLQFGLNVRSNGAICLSAQYTFKNSIRIGYASEYHVIEDIRKYQLGSYEIMVGYDFNLYRKKNTRPYYF
- a CDS encoding Ig-like domain-containing protein, which gives rise to MLKLLKYILLMTFFLVAPAAARAQYVIDKVCKDAVRTYRVDQGNGEPVLSYNWILTDVSGSQLLVSAGSPSGAGSEIKITWSFDPGVYTLSVEKLTQFSCQVKELGIVEVTPVPIVDAGADQTVCVETGTLVSLDGAKVTDVTAAGVEWTTSGDGTFIDSKAVNPIYTPGPGDLLAGKVTLKLTAKSMGDDEDGCLQEDEIEIKLSPKPLLVITNPKAVCEPDGVDLTAASVTVGSTKPIGVEPTYWMDAATTIALANPNHVIVSGTYYIKLGDNVNCQDIQPVIVTINKQPNLVIKDPLAVCEPSTVNLAASYITAGSDPGLTFSYWNDASATSPLANYNAVSSNGTFYIKAVIGAECSSSIKPVTVSIIQKSEPQFNILNLLCQNSTPPDLPTISTDNITGSWNPSVISTSSLGDASYVFTPNPGECALPTLVNITITDNIVPAFSAIGPFCVGESPTPLPLTSNNGIKGTWNPATISTTTSGTNNYIFTPDPDPGQCANPLPIQIKVTDPVTPTFDPIDPICQNSANPLPGKSIEGIPGSWSPAFSSATEGLTTYTFTPNNSFCFKTTTVDVVVNPPIVITETHVNLDYSVTPIGSINLTVSGGSGDFSYSWTGPNGFTSSSKDLIGLAEGSYAVTVVDNLTNCQEIKTIILTSFVVPLTVTTNNTLETCPGSGDATATAIASGGTSPYFYQWENGQTGQTIGGLTAGTYNVTVTDADGTSIPASVSIPKATSKFGFNPTYNNPCFGEKAYIEIYFTNVPNGLGLIDVYYDGGKFPDLTIIDNYVKIDNVDVRTYNNVRIQINGCWSDGIPLYIKYPDYTLAAVGKNPLCAGDNGSIDLSFTYVLDGFYEILYDGGSLGMVEVKGGKASVSVPPGEYNNLKIVVESCPTPDGVSVKINEMPALTPPTVEIVQPDCDIPAGTIKVLTPLPSAGITYTLKGTNPVVLPQTNTTGVFAGLAAGDYDLFYTDAMGCTSTPAVSIKINAHPVTPADPIAIVVAPECEKSPIQTLNANSGIFPPPAGVVIVWYDALTGGNAIANPILNTTTTITYFAEATNGECVSKNRTPVTLTLIPTPPAPVSKGDISACESSPLVILDARDAIDATGKNIVWYDKLVGGNVVAAPTLNAVRSVTYYAEDVNGVCASSPRTAVTLSIYPLPVKPVAVVSVAPRCIDTSGVIEVKSPIGSVYNYSIDNGAYQSSMTFANQTPGVHSIRVKNMITNCESGLTPITVPDIPPVPHITNLTAEDCICYGDSGKLNFEFANVVDGTYVIVYVGGQFNNVKVVNGKASIMAPADTYNVLAIEANGCTSPENWNVEIKQPDQISVSATITEIDLKSKQKGEINLTITGGTGPYQTIWQPNPFNGFAGATTEDIKNLDAGVYVVSVTDANGCQKTYSETIPKANMPPIATNDEFTASCGVITGNLVYTDNGSGVDSDPDNDPISIDTTPIKNPSHGTLTIHADGSFEYVADPGRTGDDSFRYQIFDIKKNPSIPATVTIHIVPDTDGDGIVDEFDPDADGDGILNVDESTAGGDWKKTDSDGDGYPNYLDIDSDNDGVVDNIEAQSTPGYNRPSGTDKDHNGIDDSYDPAQGGISIVPVDTDGDGIPDFLDVDSDGDGVPDYIEGHDLNADGKPDYVSIGKDSDGDGLDDGFDTFVNVCTPSDNVLASNADIQDFDGDGIKDWRDEDDDDDGYLTRFEDMNGDGDFSNDTFGHPGHPEYLWKGRDCDLFIPNAFSPNGDNIHDYFQIYCTNDYPNAKLYIFDQLGNKLYEKEHYGNLQFWGSYDRAWWDGRTANRAATTTNGGMVTPGTYYYVLQLGNGDVRKSFVFVSY